TTCAGAGAATCGAAAACGGACTTTCTTGTCTTTTCCGGACACAAGATGCTTGCCGAAACCGGTATCGGTTGCCTTGTTGGTCGATCGAGCCTAATAGAGGAGCTTTCGCCTTTAGTTCTTGGAGGAGGAATGGTCAACCGTGTTGATGTTGAAGATTCCTCTTTCTCGGAGGGGGTCTCTAAACTCGAAGGGGGGACTCAGAACATAGCGGGCGCGGTCTCCCTTGCCGGAGCAACAAAGTATCTCAAAGGGATTGGCATGAAGTGGATAAATGATCACGTCTCCTATCTTACGAATATCGCAAGAGAGAGATTGGCGGAAATACCTGACTTAACTATTCATAGCCCATCATCGAGCCATGCCATACTGCTGTTTTCTCACAGGAGAATACACTCTCATGATCTCGCCGAGTTCCTTGGTAGAACCCAGAACGTTGCCGTAAGAAGCGGCCATCACTGTGCACAGTTGCAGATGGGTGCTCTTGGAGTATCTTCGGCATGCAGGGCGTCTCTATATCTGTATAATACCCTTGAAGATATCGAAAGGCTTTTTGAGGGAATAACTAAAGCGGAGAGGTGGTTCTCGTGAACTTCGAGCAGCTTTATGCCGACTTCGTAATGCATCACTATAAGAACAGCATGTACAGAGGAGTTCTGCCGGACTCTACATGCAGTGTAGAAGGATCGAATACGTCTTGCGGTGACTCGATCATCATTCATCTCGAAGAAGGCGAATCCACGATTCAGGCAGTGAGATTTGAGGGCGAGGGCTGTGCGATCAGCCAGGCATCGGCTTCAGTCATGGCTGAGATTCTCGAAGGCAAGACTTATGACGAGGCCCGGGAGATAGTTGAGAGTTTTGAAAAGATGTTGCGAGGGGAGAGCTTTAACGAATCGCTGATTGGTGATGCGTTATTCTTTCAGGGACTGAAGGATCACCCGATGAGAGTCAAATGTGTGAATCTGCCCTGGAAGACGGTAGCCAAAGCTCTGGCTTTGATCGAGCAAAAAAAGACCGGTGCATAACACCGGCTATACTCTGCGCTGAAGTAACCCTACAGTTTGATTATACACTTATTGGTCTGTAGAATCAACTTTTTTGTCTCTCTCCGCCAGATACTTGTCCAGTTTCTCTTGCTCGTTGCTGAAAAAGTAATTCTTCGGGTTTTCTGCCATTTTCGTAACTTCGCCAAAGAGAGAATCTAATACGCCCATAAGCATCTCTCGCTCATTTTCACTGAATTCAGTCTTCAGCGCTTGCTTAACTTTTTCTTCATCTGTTCTATCACTGGTGTCGCTTTCAAGTGCTTCAAAAAGCCTCTCTAATAACTCGTCAATATTATTCACTATTCTCCTCCTGATCGAGAAAGCCTCATTATGTACTTACCTAGCGAATCATTGTTAGTCTTAATCTCACTGACCGTGCCTTTCTCTAACGCACAGAGAATTGCCAGGGTTACTTCTTCGGGGTTCTCGTTCGCTTCTTCTTCAAGTGTATCAACGTCGGTTCCGCCATACTCAGAAAGCTTCGCGATCCTAAGCGCAAAATCGAAACTCAAATCCTTTAGCTCTTCAAGGTACTCATCTATAAAGGAGTCGGTTCTGAAGGGCAAGCCCGAGAGTACCCATCTCTGAACGTACAATAACGTCCTGAATATCCCGGTAGTCTTGCCACTTCCAGATATAAGGAAGGCCATAAGGTATGAAAGATATTCTTGCTGAGAAGGATAAGCTTCCAGTAGAGAGATAAGTTCTGTGAAGAAACCCATTTCAGCCAAAGTAATCTCCCTGATTTCCTTTGGGATAGTTCCTTCAGAGAACGCAGAGATCCTTTTGGTTACTTCGGCATTGTCAAGTTCAGAGAGCAACCCAGTAAGAGATTCAACGTTAATCTTTCCCGATTCGATCAAGTTACAAGTCGAAAAGTCTTTGCTGAGAAACCGTCCTCTCAAGTACCTGTAATAAGACTCATTCAGTGTGTTTTCGAAGACAAGCTCTCTCTCAATAACTCCCTCTGACAAATACTTATGAAGCAGCAGAAGCGTCTTGAGCTCGAGGTAAGTATCATCGAGCAACTCGAGTGCAACGTCGTACTCGCCCATCATGTCAAGCACACGTGATTCAAACATCAGAGCTTTTTGATCGGCGGTGTTGTTATAGTAACTTCGGCAATGCGAAAGAGAGTCCTCGAGCATTCCCATATTTTTCTCATTGATCGCGAGTTCGTATAGGACATCAGGGTTCCCGCTTATGGCATAGGCTGTCTTTAGGTCTTCGTAGGCTTCATATAGCTTGCCCTGTCTAGCCTTCGAAAAGGAGCGATTGTAGAAGCTCCTCCAGTCTTCATTACTACCGATGCTTTCAGTGAACGTCTCTTCTGCCAAGGCAAACTTTTGAACTTCGTTTAGGATAACACCCTTTCTCAGCAGGATATCCGAATAAAGGGGGAATCCCTTTCCTATCTTTCCGGCTATCTCCAACGCCTCATTGTACTCTCCCTTAGAGATGAAGCAATCAATTACTGCGACAAAAGGAAGGGCAAACTGCCCTCCAGACACTTCTATTGATTTCAAGTAGGAGGCAATTGCATCATCAAATTCCTCTTGAGACTGGAGCAGCCTTCCGAGTTCAAAGTAACCGATGTAGAATTCATCGTTCATCTCAATAGACCTTCTCAGTTCGATTTCGGCAAGTTCTGTTCTTGCCTCTTCCCTAAACATCAATCCTCGATAGAAGTGATATCTGTAATCCTTCTTTATCTTGCCTGCCTTATCTAAATACTCCTTTGATTCCCCGATAGCCCCAGAGTTCAAAGCTCTTTTGAAGGCCTCGAAGTAGTAGTAGAGCAGATAGGATTCGTAGTAGTCATCTCGTTCGATCTTACATTGGGCTTCAAGTCCCCTGATTATTATGTCTAGTTCTATCCTGTCCCTGTCTGCGATTTTCTCCAGATCTTCTGCAAGGACGGGAAGCTTCACCGGAAGATTGTTCGCCTTTGCCATTTCTGGCTTTATTGGAAGATAGATTAAGACAGTTTTGTCCTTCAAAAAAAATCACCAACCGCTTTCTGCTCTCATTTGCTACAAACTCGCACATATTGTATAATACCAGAAGAGCGATAGAAGATACAGGAGGTTTTCTTGATGGTTGTTCTTGCTTATGCACTTATTTCCCTGCACATTGCAATAAGTGTAGGACTTGGAATTGCTGTGATGCTGCAGATGTCTAAGTCTGCAGAGCTCGGTGGAGCTTTCGGAGGTGGTGCTTCCCACACTATGTTTGGAAGAAAGAAAGGTCTGGATACCATGGGAAAGATAACACTTGGTCTTGCCATAGGATTTATGGCAAACAGTATTTTGATTGCATTTGTAGTTTCCAGAGCATTTGGCGCTTAGGTGGTAGAGTTGTTGAACCCTGAAGAACAGTTTAAGGAGCTTTCGAAGAATCATGTTTCACTAATTTCTGAAGAAGAGCTTCTTGGAAAACTTAAGAATAAGCGGTCGTTGAGGGTTAAACTGGGAGTTGATCCATCTAGACCGGACTTACATCTTGGTCATGCGGTGGTCCTGAGGAAGCTTCGTCTCTTTCAGGATTTCGGGCATCAAGTGGTGTTGATCATCGGAGACTTCACTGCGAGGATCGGCGATCCTTCGGGTAGATCAAAGACCAGACCTATGCTTTCAAGAGAAGAAGCGAAATTGAACGCTGAATCCTACAGCAAACAGGCGTTCAGGATTTTGGACAGAGATCGCACCGAGATTAGGTTCAACTCTGAATGGCTTGACCCAATGAGTTTTGAGGATGTGATTCGTCTTTCTGCAAAGTATACTGTGGCCAGAATGATGGAAAGGCATGATTTCGCCAGGAGATACGCTGATAACGAACCAATTGGTGTCTCGGAATTTCTCTATCCTCTTGCGCAAGCTTACGATTCTGTCGTTGTTAAAGCCGATGTAGAGATCGGCGGTGATGATCAATTTTTCAACCTTGTTGTTGGCAGAAAGATACAGGAAGAGTACGGACTTGAGGCTCAGGCAATTCTCACCGTTCCTTTGATCGAAGGGACAGATGGAAAGCTGAAGATGTCGAAAAGCTACGACAATTACATAGCTTTTGATGATTCTCCGAGGGACATGTTTGGCAAGGTTATGTCAATTCCAGACTCGCTGATGTCAAAGTATTTCAGACTGTTAACCGATAAAAGCGATCGGGAGCTTGAGGAGATAGATAAGAAACTCCAAGATAAAACAGTGAATCCAAGAGATCTGAAACTAGAATTGGCTGTGGAGATCACTTCTCAGTTCTTTGATAGAGAGATTGCCGAAAGCTCAAAAGAGGAGTTTATAAACATTTTCCGAAATAAGGAGCTTCCTGAGGAGATGCCGGAAATAAAACTTTTGGAAGACAGTATTTCAATTGTCGATCTTCTCGTTTCTCGTGCTAAGATTCAATCAAGAAGCGAAGCAAGAAGATTGATAGATCAGGGTGGAGTGAGAATAAATGATCAAGTACTAGACGATATCCATTCAGTTCTTGAGATTTCCGATGGTGATGTTCTTAGAATCGGAAAGAAGCGTTTCTATCGCCTTGTTAAGTGCTGAATACTCTTGAATATAGACGCATTTTTACTGTATAATTAATACGTAGTTTGCTGTAGAAAATGACAACATTTTGAAAGGGGGTAGGATCCATGAAGAAGCTTTCTATACTGGCACTTGTCGTTGTTGCTTTTGCAGCCCTAACTCTGGGTGTAGAGTACAGCGATTTGTCAGAGAATCACTGGGCCTACGATAGCGTTATTAAGACGACATCCGGTGGATTGTTCATTGGTTTCCCTGATGGCACATTCAGAGGTACTGAATTTGCTACGCGTTACCAGCTTGCCATGACTCTTGCCAGGTTCATGGATTATTCTGATGCCGGGGATGCTAAACTTCAGGAAGTGGTATTTTCCCTCACTAAGAAAGTTGCGGGACTCTCCCTGGAGATCTCTGACAACAAGAAGAATTTGGTTGACTTAACGGCGGAACTGAGGGCTCTTGAAGCAACTGTCGCATCTCTGAAGCAGAGTACAGTAACAGGGGATTTCGTGTCGCTAAAGACTTTTGACGACACAGTTGCATTTCTTTATGATGAGATCGACAGACTCTCTGAGGAAGCAGTAGGCGCAAATGAGGGTATTGAACTCATTAATGAGAATCTGAAAGCGTTGACAGGCGTTCCCTCGGACATTGAGGCTCTAAAGAATAGGGCCACCGACCTTGAAGTAACGGTTAAGCTCCTCGGACAGGCGATTGCCAACATGAAGAAGAATGAAACTGCTCAAGAAGCAGATTTCGCTGCGCTTGCCTCAAGGGTCGATGTTTCCGAAAATGTTATCAATAGCTTGACTTCTGACCTATTTGCACTAAGGAGAGGGATGGCTACGAAGGCTGACCTTGCCGATTTGGAAGCGAGACTGACGGGCGAAATGCCTGATCTTGAGCCTTTCGTGACCAATGAGGAGTTAAATGACAAGCTTTCGGTAATGTACACGCGGATCCTCATGATTCAGGACAGCATTGCCAAGATGCCCGAAGTCAAGTACTACGACTCAGAGATAGTTAAACTGGAGTCGGCTATCTTTGATGCGGAAGAAATGCTAGAAGTTGCTTTCGATCAGGTTGACTTGAACATTGCAAGACTTGACGACTTGGACGGAAAGCTTGCTGAAATTAAAGCAGATCTCTCAACGAAAGCAATGGCGAGCGATGTCGATCCGATTAAGGCAAGAGTAACGGATCTCGAAGTAACAGCTAAGATGCTTAGCAATGCTGTGATGGCTGCGAATAAGCGGATTGCAGAGTTGAACTATGTGACTCCTGATCAGCTGACAGCAAAAATGAATTTCCTTTACAAGAAACTTGGACTCACAGAAGAGAGACTGAAGGCAGAGATCGGAATTCTCGGTAATGAGCTATCCACGCTGAGAAGGGACGTTTCCGACAACTACGAGATGTTAGAAGTCGCCTTCGATCAGATTGATGCCAACATCGCAGTTCTTGACGAACACGCCGATATGATCGCTTCTATCGAAGGTATAACAACTTCTCTTGAGGGAAAAGTTGGAGTACTCGAGGAAGAAGTCGACAGTCTGAAGAGCATTACCAACACAATGGCCATTCAAATGTTCAAGCTCGACAGGAACAAGGCAGACAAGACTGCTCTTGCGGCTGCAGAAACGAGGATTTCTGCTCTCGAAGAGAACGACGTGGCCTTGGAAAGCAAGATATCGGCTCTGGAAGAGATACAGAAGCAGAATGTGATCAATACAAATGCAGCTATTATTCTTTCTTTTGTGGCACTTGCATTTGGAGCGGTAGGGTTAATCCTGAAATGATCTCTCTGTGCAACTTAGCAACACGTGTGTTTGCTTTTGTTACATGAAATATGGTATATTTACGTTATGCGCATCACCAAAAACCAAAAACACTCTTATAAAGGGGGTAAGTGTGCATGAAGAAGCTTGTTGGAATCTTAGTGGTACTTCTGGCCATCTCGGTTGCTTTCTCTGCTACCATAACTTTGAGCCCTAAACTGACAGGGACACTGATGGGTCATGTTAAACTTGATAAGGACGGACTTGATACCGACCTTTCTGTTGGCAAATTGTCAGTTACTTTCGGTGCGGCTCTGACCGGGCTTCCCGCGGAGCTCACAGTTAATTTCTCTTTCGAAATGGCTAGCGGGACAAATGGTACTGCAAGTCTGAATTACTTCACTGTCGAGAATGACAAAGCAGCGGCAAGTTGGTATAAGGCTAAGTCGCTTGCTACCGGCGATAACAGGTTGAACTGGTTCGCGTGGTACGACAATGACGCAGCAGATAAGACTTTCGTCCTTGCACTTAAGGAACTCGGTCTTAGCTTCGCAACTCAGGAAGGCGCCACTGACAAGATAGCAGTTAGGGGTTCATGGGATATATTCTCTTTTGCCGCGCAGACTGGTCTTACGGCTCTTAAGTGGAGCGAAGATGTAATTGCCGAAGCAAAGGTAACTCCATTGGCAGGTCTGGTGATATCAGGTGGCGTGAAGGCGACGGATCTTCTAGGTGCAGCTACATTTAATTATGTAGTAGATGCAAGTTATGAGTTCAGCATTGGTCTGCTTTCACTCAATCCTTACGCAAGATATTCAGACGCAAAGGGTCAGTATGTTGGTCTTGGCATTGGATACGGGATTGGCATATTGGAAATTACTGCCGATGTTAATTATGACATTGCTGCAAACTCTATCGCAACTTGGATACAGCCGGTTATTTCCAAGTCTGGAATCGGTTGGGCAGGCGTGAAGTTTGGTTACGATTATGATGTCGGAGCCGCAACTCAAGCCATGACTCTTGGTTTCTTGGTCAAGTCTCTCGACTGGGCGGTTGACCCTGTGACACTTGATGTGTACGTAGGTTCAGGAAAGTTCACTACGAAGAATGATGGTAATAAGACTGGTTTCGGTTACAAGATCGTTGGAGATGTCCTGGCCGACATGAAAGATATATCTGTTTTGGTCGAGGCCGGACTTGATCTGGTTATGGGTGGGTTCAAGCCAAGTCTATCCGTTATCGGTGGATACTACTTCCTGGATGAGACAAAGAAGCTTGCTCTTGACCTTGCATTCCCGTTGTTCGAGCTTCCTGGACTAGTGTTCAATGCTGGTGTCGATGTCTTTGATGCAGCAGACAGCTGGTTTGCAGGAATCTTCTACAGCTATAAGTTCTGATCGTTGTTAAATAGAGGCCGGCCCAACATGGGCCGGTTTTTTTTGAGGTGATCGTATGCGGGGCATTTACATCTTTCAGGGAAACCTTTTGATGATAGTTGCGGTAGTCATTGCACTCTTATTTGGAGGTGGGCAGGTTGTCAATTCTTTGCTGGAGGGAAAGAGCATTGATATAGACATTATGGACTTTCTCTTTCCATTTGCTCTGTTTATTACCGGTTTCTTCCTTCAGTATTGTTCTCTTGCTAAGAGAATTGCTCTGCCGATCTTTGAAGAGCTGCTGCTTGCCGCCACTCTGTTTCTATATATCAGAGAGAGCCTTGCAGGAGGCTTCACCTGGTGGCTGACTCCTCTGAGAGACTACATCCCCTCTTCTCTTGCCTTTACGATTATTGGCTACCTGTTGCCGGGAGTAATCGTCTTTGTCATGGCGGCGCTAATAGTACTTATGATAATAGTCTCTGGAGAAAAGGAGGAGGAGTAGAGAGGCTAACTTTCAAGAAGAGTATCGCTTTGGCCTGTGAACTGGTGGAAAACAGGAAATAATCAGACTTGACTTGTTCGAGGAGTGATTGTGAGAAACATCTATCACTCAATGATCGACTTCATCTGGAAGTCTGAGAAGTCGAAAGTTGATGCTCAATCGATTTTGAACGCTTACTTGTTAGGGCTTGTAGAATTAGCAACTTTCAATAATGTGATTACAACTATTGTCAGACTATGTTGGTGTTTTACTTCCGATAAGACTCCCCCGGCTGCTATGATCTCACTTAATATTGAAAAAAGGTCGAAGTAACATTTCAACTAGCTTCAATACTTCTTAGAAGACCGATAGAGTTTTCAGAAAAAGTACTTTCTGAACCAGTATAGGTTTGTGGATAAGGATCAGCCCTTTCTGTCTGTTGAAAGAGAGGTGATTATCTTCATCATTAGGCAGATCAATAAGATGACTGAGATCGTTTATGTATATGAAGCCAAATCTTATTGGGACAATTATAAGAAACAGCCAAGGAATTAGCAGGTGTTGTTGGAAAGATAGCCCCCAAACAGGTGAATTCATTCCCCCTAAATTGGATCCCAGGCAAGCAGCTGTGAGAGATCCGAGCTTGACTGCAGGATACTCGGTCGCTCACTTATACTGGACAGTATAAGTGATGATGCTCACTTTATCAAGATTCTTAGCAGCAAGCTATCGACTGGACTGGACTGCAATATGCTTTCTGGATAAAGGTAATCTCTCCGATTATGTCAGGGATTCCCGAAAGAAAGCAGAAAAATTCTTCACGGATGATGGCCTAATCTCTGTCTTAAGACTACCTCTTTTTCATTCAGAATCTGCATAACTAGGGTTTCCTGAAAAAGCACACAACGCGCATGAATAGTGAAGTACAGGCGAATAGTGTGGTATAATGGTGCAAGGGAAAACAAGGTATAGACTCAAAAAGCTTGCACCGAGGTGATGACGAAGATGTTTCTGAGGAGACATAAAGAGAACCAGATGGAAATGGTTGGATTCGGAGGATCACTGACAAGAGTACTGTCAAAAGAGAATCAATGGGTTCGACTGAGTGAGATCATACCGTGGAAAGAGATTGAAGACAGATATGCTAAATTGTTTGCAGACTCTGGAATGGGAGCACCTGCAAAGAGTGCAAGGATCGCATTTGGTGCACTGGTAATACAGGCGATGAAGAACTACACCGATGAAGAGACAGCAGCACAGGTTGCGGAGAACCCGTATTTGCAGTATTTTCTGGGAATGAAAGAATACCAGGTGGTTCCATTGTTTGACGCATCCATGATGGTGCATTTCAGAAGGCGCTTTGGCTTTGAGAATGCAAAAGACATCAACGACAT
The Mesotoga sp. Brook.08.105.5.1 DNA segment above includes these coding regions:
- the sufU gene encoding Fe-S cluster assembly sulfur transfer protein SufU, with amino-acid sequence MNFEQLYADFVMHHYKNSMYRGVLPDSTCSVEGSNTSCGDSIIIHLEEGESTIQAVRFEGEGCAISQASASVMAEILEGKTYDEAREIVESFEKMLRGESFNESLIGDALFFQGLKDHPMRVKCVNLPWKTVAKALALIEQKKTGA
- a CDS encoding chromosome segregation protein SMC, encoding MNNIDELLERLFEALESDTSDRTDEEKVKQALKTEFSENEREMLMGVLDSLFGEVTKMAENPKNYFFSNEQEKLDKYLAERDKKVDSTDQ
- a CDS encoding tetratricopeptide repeat protein; translation: MKDKTVLIYLPIKPEMAKANNLPVKLPVLAEDLEKIADRDRIELDIIIRGLEAQCKIERDDYYESYLLYYYFEAFKRALNSGAIGESKEYLDKAGKIKKDYRYHFYRGLMFREEARTELAEIELRRSIEMNDEFYIGYFELGRLLQSQEEFDDAIASYLKSIEVSGGQFALPFVAVIDCFISKGEYNEALEIAGKIGKGFPLYSDILLRKGVILNEVQKFALAEETFTESIGSNEDWRSFYNRSFSKARQGKLYEAYEDLKTAYAISGNPDVLYELAINEKNMGMLEDSLSHCRSYYNNTADQKALMFESRVLDMMGEYDVALELLDDTYLELKTLLLLHKYLSEGVIERELVFENTLNESYYRYLRGRFLSKDFSTCNLIESGKINVESLTGLLSELDNAEVTKRISAFSEGTIPKEIREITLAEMGFFTELISLLEAYPSQQEYLSYLMAFLISGSGKTTGIFRTLLYVQRWVLSGLPFRTDSFIDEYLEELKDLSFDFALRIAKLSEYGGTDVDTLEEEANENPEEVTLAILCALEKGTVSEIKTNNDSLGKYIMRLSRSGGE
- the secG gene encoding preprotein translocase subunit SecG — its product is MVVLAYALISLHIAISVGLGIAVMLQMSKSAELGGAFGGGASHTMFGRKKGLDTMGKITLGLAIGFMANSILIAFVVSRAFGA
- the tyrS gene encoding tyrosine--tRNA ligase, translated to MNPEEQFKELSKNHVSLISEEELLGKLKNKRSLRVKLGVDPSRPDLHLGHAVVLRKLRLFQDFGHQVVLIIGDFTARIGDPSGRSKTRPMLSREEAKLNAESYSKQAFRILDRDRTEIRFNSEWLDPMSFEDVIRLSAKYTVARMMERHDFARRYADNEPIGVSEFLYPLAQAYDSVVVKADVEIGGDDQFFNLVVGRKIQEEYGLEAQAILTVPLIEGTDGKLKMSKSYDNYIAFDDSPRDMFGKVMSIPDSLMSKYFRLLTDKSDRELEEIDKKLQDKTVNPRDLKLELAVEITSQFFDREIAESSKEEFINIFRNKELPEEMPEIKLLEDSISIVDLLVSRAKIQSRSEARRLIDQGGVRINDQVLDDIHSVLEISDGDVLRIGKKRFYRLVKC
- a CDS encoding S-layer homology domain-containing protein codes for the protein MKKLSILALVVVAFAALTLGVEYSDLSENHWAYDSVIKTTSGGLFIGFPDGTFRGTEFATRYQLAMTLARFMDYSDAGDAKLQEVVFSLTKKVAGLSLEISDNKKNLVDLTAELRALEATVASLKQSTVTGDFVSLKTFDDTVAFLYDEIDRLSEEAVGANEGIELINENLKALTGVPSDIEALKNRATDLEVTVKLLGQAIANMKKNETAQEADFAALASRVDVSENVINSLTSDLFALRRGMATKADLADLEARLTGEMPDLEPFVTNEELNDKLSVMYTRILMIQDSIAKMPEVKYYDSEIVKLESAIFDAEEMLEVAFDQVDLNIARLDDLDGKLAEIKADLSTKAMASDVDPIKARVTDLEVTAKMLSNAVMAANKRIAELNYVTPDQLTAKMNFLYKKLGLTEERLKAEIGILGNELSTLRRDVSDNYEMLEVAFDQIDANIAVLDEHADMIASIEGITTSLEGKVGVLEEEVDSLKSITNTMAIQMFKLDRNKADKTALAAAETRISALEENDVALESKISALEEIQKQNVINTNAAIILSFVALAFGAVGLILK